In Paracoccus aerodenitrificans, the following are encoded in one genomic region:
- the mraY gene encoding phospho-N-acetylmuramoyl-pentapeptide-transferase, which yields MLYWLSELNGGDGIFNLFRYITFRAGGAFFTALIFAFLFGKPLIDYLRRVQKKGQPIRDDGPEGHFVKAGTPTMGGILILSALLVGTLMWARLSNGYIWIVLMVTYGYAAIGFADDYAKVSKHNAKGVSGRIRMALGFGLAFIASAWTMFLHPEGLTGQLAFPFFKDALLNLSILFIPFAMIVIVGAANAVNLTDGLDGLAIMPVMIAGATFGVIAYMVGNANFAEYLGLHGVPGAGEIVIFVAALIGGGLGFLWYNAPPAAVFMGDTGSLALGGALGAIAVVTKHEIVLAIVGGLFVVEALSVIIQVLYFKRTGKRVFLMAPIHHHFEKMGWKESQIVIRFWIIALVLALIGLATLKLR from the coding sequence ATGCTGTATTGGCTGTCCGAACTGAATGGCGGCGACGGGATCTTCAACCTTTTCCGTTACATCACCTTCCGGGCCGGAGGGGCCTTCTTCACCGCGCTGATCTTTGCGTTCCTGTTCGGCAAGCCGCTGATCGACTATCTGCGCCGGGTCCAGAAAAAGGGTCAACCGATCCGCGATGACGGCCCCGAGGGGCATTTCGTCAAGGCAGGCACCCCGACAATGGGCGGGATCCTGATCCTTTCGGCACTGCTGGTTGGTACGCTGATGTGGGCGCGGCTGTCCAACGGCTATATCTGGATCGTGCTGATGGTGACCTATGGGTATGCCGCGATTGGCTTCGCCGACGATTACGCCAAGGTCAGCAAGCACAACGCCAAAGGCGTCTCTGGGCGCATCCGCATGGCGCTTGGCTTCGGTCTGGCTTTCATCGCCTCGGCCTGGACGATGTTCCTGCACCCCGAAGGGCTGACCGGGCAGCTTGCCTTTCCGTTCTTCAAGGATGCGCTGCTGAATCTGTCCATTCTGTTCATTCCCTTCGCCATGATCGTGATCGTCGGCGCGGCCAATGCGGTGAACCTGACGGATGGTCTGGACGGGCTGGCGATCATGCCGGTGATGATCGCAGGAGCCACGTTCGGTGTGATCGCCTATATGGTCGGCAACGCGAATTTCGCGGAATATCTCGGCCTGCACGGCGTTCCCGGCGCGGGCGAGATCGTGATCTTCGTTGCCGCCCTGATCGGCGGCGGGCTTGGGTTCCTGTGGTACAACGCGCCACCCGCTGCGGTCTTCATGGGCGATACCGGCTCACTGGCGCTTGGTGGCGCATTGGGAGCGATTGCCGTCGTGACAAAGCATGAAATCGTCCTCGCGATTGTCGGAGGCCTGTTCGTGGTCGAGGCCCTGTCGGTCATTATTCAGGTGCTTTATTTCAAGCGCACCGGCAAACGCGTCTTCCTGATGGCCCCGATCCACCACCATTTCGAGAAGATGGGCTGGAAGGAAAGCCAGATCGTGATCCGCTTCTGGATTATTGCGCTTGTACTGGCGCTGATCGGGTTGGCGACGCTGAAGCTGCGGTGA